Proteins co-encoded in one Arachis hypogaea cultivar Tifrunner chromosome 13, arahy.Tifrunner.gnm2.J5K5, whole genome shotgun sequence genomic window:
- the LOC112737249 gene encoding norbelladine synthase → MFGKVEHELELEVAASEAWKLFGTLEIAKFVEKEMPQIFQKVELTEGDGALGTVLKLTFVPGIPGPPSYKEKFTKIDNEKRIKETEVVEGGYLELGFTLFRVRFEVIEKGEDSSIIKSTIEYELKEDHAANESLVSTQILANIAELAKNYLNKNKAPK, encoded by the exons ATGTTTGGGAAGGTTGAGCATGAACTAGAGCTTGAGGTGGCAGCAAGTGAAGCATGGAAGCTGTTTGGGACACTTGAGATTGCAAAATTTGTTGAGAAAGAGATGCCACAAATCTTTCAGAAGGTGGAGTTGACGGAAGGAGATGGTGCTCTTGGAACTGTTCTCAAACTAACTTTTGTTCCAg GCATTCCGGGGCCACCAAGTTACAAGGAGAAGTTCACAAAGATTGATAATGAGAAACGCATAAAGGAAACAGAGGTAGTTGAAGGAGGGTACTTGGAGTTAGGGTTCACTCTATTTAGGGTTAGATTTGAAGTGATTGAAAAAGGTGAAGATTCAAGCataatcaaatccacaattgagtATGAACTCAAAGAAGATCATGCTGCTAATGAATCACTTGTTTCCACTCAGATACTTGCAAATATTGCTGAACTTGCAAAGAATTATCTCAACAAAAACAAGGCTCCAAAATAA
- the LOC112737248 gene encoding cation/H(+) antiporter 19-like, with translation MATTAPPNSSTCSTPMKAVSNGAFQHENPLDFALPLLILQICLVVAFTRFLALICRPLKQPRVIAEIIGGILLGPSAIGRYEKFLKTVFPNKSLTVLETLANVGLLFFLFLVGLELDISSIRKTGAKALCIALAGITFPFVLGIGTSFALKATISKGTNPTPFLLFMGVALSITAFPVLARILAELKLLTTDVGRIAMSAAAVNDVAAWILLALAIALSGSETSPLISLWVLLCGAGFVLFAIFAIKPILNIMAKHSLEGEPVKETYICFTLTLVLACSFVTDAIGIHALFGAFVVGVIVPKDGPFAEVLTEKIEDIVTGLFLPLYFVSSGLKTDVSSIRGALSWGLLALVIFTACFGKVIGTFSVSLLCKVPFREALALGFLMNTKGLVELIVLNIGKDRKVLNDQAFAICVLMALFTTFITTPIVMAVYKPARRGVPYEHKMIQRKDPDTELRVLACFHSNRNIPTLINLIESSRGTRRRGKLCIYAMHLMELSERPSAITMVHKARNNGLPFWNKIHDGKDNLVIAFQAFGPLSSVNVRPMTAISSLSNIHEDICASAHQKRAAMILLPFHKHQRIDGTMESLGHSFRMVNNNVLSHAPCSVGILVDRGLGGERQVPASDVSYNVVAAFFGGRDDREALAYGMRLAEHPGILLTVIKFIAPPGQTFAFGANLVGLTANKDKKVITVADGTTIDEDKREDDQFWSEFLSVSSSSEESIVYEERLVENKDDVKNVLMEKSRSNLVLVGRIPQVAPLVNTSDCSELGPVGSYLASSDFSTSASVVVFQQYNPKSDIHPLVLEVSDYSNMPDTPNHPL, from the exons ATGGCCACTACTGCTCCTCCTAATTCTTCAACATGTTCAACACCAATGAAAGCTGTATCCAACGGAGCATTCCAACATGAAAACCCTTTGGATTTTGCACTTCCATTGTTGATCCTTCAGATATGTTTGGTTGTTGCCTTCACCAGATTCCTTGCACTGATTTGCAGGCCTCTCAAACAACCTAGAGTCATTGCAGAAATTATT GGTGGAATACTACTTGGGCCATCTGCAATTGGGAGATATGAGAAATTCCTTAAGACAGTTTTCCCCAACAAAAGTTTAACTGTTCTTGAGACATTAGCCAATGTTGGTCTTTTGTTCTTCTTGTTTCTGGTTGGTCTTGAGCTAGACATTAGTTCGATTCGAAAAACAGGAGCTAAGGCCTTGTGCATAGCCCTTGCAGGGATCACATTCCCTTTTGTACTTGGCATTGGAACATCATTTGCTCTCAAAGCCACCATTTCCAAAGGTACTAATCCAACACCATTCCTTCTCTTCATGGGAGTTGCACTCTCAATCACAGCCTTTCCAGTCCTAGCTCGCATCCTAGCTGAGCTTAAACTCCTCACAACTGATGTTGGACGCATAGCAATGTCGGCTGCAGCTGTCAATGATGTTGCAGCATGGATACTACTTGCTCTGGCCATAGCCCTCTCTGGCTCAGAAACTTCCCCATTGATTTCACTTTGGGTCTTGCTTTGTGGTGCTGGTTTTGTTCTCTTTGCCATCTTTGCCATTAAACCAATTCTTAACATAATGGCTAAGCATTCGCTTGAGGGCGAGCCAGTGAAGGAGACCTACATATGCTTTACCTTGACACTAGTCCTGGCTTGCAGCTTTGTCACGGATGCCATTGGCATCCACGCGCTCTTTGGCGCATTTGTAGTAGGCGTAATTGTTCCCAAGGATGGCCCTTTTGCTGAGGTATTGACAGAGAAGATAGAAGACATTGTAACAGGCCTTTTCTTACCACTGTATTTTGTGTCAAGTGGATTGAAGACTGATGTGTCAAGTATAAGAGGAGCACTTTCTTGGGGATTGCTAGCACTAGTTATATTCACTGCTTGCTTTGGAAAGGTCATTGGCACATTCTCTGTTTCATTGTTATGTAAAGTTCCTTTTAGAGAAGCCTTGGCACTTGGATTTCTCATGAACACCAAGGGATTGGTGGAGCTCATTGTTCTCAACATTGGCAAGGATCGCAAG GTATTGAATGATCAGGCATTTGCAATATGTGTTTTGATGGCATTGTTCACCACCTTCATCACAACTCCAATAGTTATGGCAGTGTATAAGCCAGCTCGAAGAGGAGTACCATACGAGCATAAGATGATCCAGCGCAAGGATCCTGACACTGAGCTTCGGGTGCTAGCTTGCTTCCATAGCAACCGGAATATTCCTACCTTGATCAATTTGATAGAGTCATCAAGGGGAACTAGAAGGAGAGGGAAACTTTGCATATATGCTATGCATTTGATGGAACTCTCAGAGAGACCTTCAGCCATCACAATGGTTCATAAGGCGCGCAACAATGGACTTCCCTTTTGGAACAAAATACATGATGGCAAAGATAATTTGGTGATCGCATTTCAGGCTTTTGGACCCCTAAGCAGCGTCAATGTTCGCCCCATGACAGCAATCTCTTCTCTCAGTAATATCCATGAGGATATCTGCGCCAGCGCGCACCAAAAGAGAGCAGCAATGATTCTCCTCCCATTCCACAAACACCAACGCATTGATGGGACTATGGAGTCACTAGGACATTCATTTCGGATGGTGAATAATAATGTCCTGAGCCATGCTCCTTGCTCCGTGGGAATTTTGGTTGATCGTGGCCTTGGAGGGGAAAGACAAGTTCCAGCCAGTGATGTTTCCTACAATGTAGTGGCTGCATTCTTTGGAGGACGTGATGACCGCGAAGCACTAGCCTATGGTATGAGATTGGCTGAGCATCCCGGAATTTTGCTTACTGTCATCAAGTTTATAGCTCCACCAGGGCAGACATTCGCCTTTGGTGCCAACTTGGTTGGTCTAACAGCAAACAAGGACAAGAAGGTAATAACTGTGGCTGATGGAACAACCATTGATGAAGATAAAAGAGAGGATGACCAGTTTTGGTCTGAGTTCTTAAGTGTAAGCAGTAGTAGTGAAGAATCTATAGTGTATGAGGAAAGGTTGGTGGAAAACAAAGATGATGTTAAAAATGTATTGATGGAAAAGAGTAGGAGCAATCTAGTTTTGGTAGGTAGGATTCCACAAGTAGCACCTTTGGTAAACACAAGTGATTGTTCAGAGCTTGGTCCTGTTGGAAGCTACTTGGCTTCTTCAGATTTCTCCACTTCTGCTTCTGTTGTAGTGTTTCAGCAATATAATCCAAAATCAGACATACACCCACTGGTACTGGAGGTTTCTGATTACTCAAATATGCCAGATACACCAAATCATCCTTTGTAG
- the LOC112737247 gene encoding histone acetyltransferase MCC1 has translation MVAPKFSTKPKICYRPIRPSDLETLEHIHTKLFPIRYEATFFHDVVNGCDIVSWGVVDSNRPDGRCDELIGFVTARVVFAKESEIVDLLGYDSAKSDQTLVYILTLGVVDTYRNLGIASSLIKEVIKYASSIPTCRAVYLHVISYNNPAIFLYKKMSFKCIRRLQGFYLINGQHYDSYLFVYYVNGGRSPCSPLELLAAIVSYLRSGFKLMAARLCKSDDRKISKWAKCKESHSLVSPTHNKRNLAVECTGYDVV, from the exons ATGGTAGCCCCAAAATTTTCTACTAAGCCAAAAATATGCTACAGGCCCATTCGACCTTCTGACTTAGAGACTTTAGAGCATATCCATACGAAACTGTTTCCCATCAG GTATGAAGCTACTTTCTTCCACGATGTGGTAAATGGATGTGACATTGTGTCATGGGGAGTTGTAGACTCTAATCGACCAGATGGCCGGTGTGATGAGCTCATTGGATTTGTGACAGCACGGGTTGTTTTTGCGAAAGAAAGCGAG ATAGTGGATCTGCTTGGATATGACTCGGCCAAATCAGATCAAACTTTAGTTTACATTCTGACGCTTGGAGTAGTGGATACTTATAGGAATCTTGGAATCG CATCTTCTCTGATTAAGGAGGTCATAAAATATGCTTCAAGCATTCCAACATGCCGAGCTGTTTATTTGCACGTAATTTCTTACAACAACCCGGCAATCTTTTTGTACAAGAAAATGTCTTTCAAGTGCATAAGGAGGCTGCAGGGTTTTTATTTAATCAATGGCCAACATTATGATTCATACTTGTTCGTGTACTATGTAAATGGGGGACGATCTCCTTGCTCACCATT AGAGCTACTTGCCGCAATAGTAAGTTACTTGAGGAGCGGCTTTAAGTTGATGGCTGCAAGGCTGTGCAAGAGTGACGACAGGAAGATCTCAAAGTGGGCAAAGTGTAAAGAAAGCCATTCTCTTGTGTCCCCAACACATAACAAGAGAAACCTAGCAGTGGAGTGTACTGGATATGATGTTGTTTaa